catagaaattaatattattatttttaaacattataCTAATTTGAGAGGAGGTCAAAGTTTATGTGATAAATCATTgagtattatattaaaatttattttttttggtatatTAAAATTCATGTTCTTATATATATTACGTGATCAAATTATGATCATTAATAATCATCatctattgtattttaattttctttcaaatttcaGTTTGAAACTGTCAATAATAAGATATAGAAAAGAATATATACAATAAGCGGAAATCAACATCCTATGGTCCCTATCGCTACCAACTCAAATAATAAAGCTAACTATGCGATAAACCTCCACTCTGGTATTCACTTTATTCATTACTTTAtacatatattataaataaaagtgcACTCTCCTGTAGGTTAACACGGTAATAAAATAATGCTTGGTCTTACAGTCTTACTAAACATTTCATCGATGGAGGTGTCAATTCATATtatgtaataaaattaaaatagagcaTATATATCCTCATTGTAATAAACTATATCGCATGCTGACATGGAAcctagttattattatttttatttttacagtattttttagtttaataaattaaaaactaatttattataaatttaaattcattcaaaaatttaTAACTAATCAACAAATTACTATAtgcaaaaaatatttattcaggATAGTCTCAAAACGATAGAGGCTCAATCGCGGCGGCTCGTACGTCCACCTCGGACATGTTGGGTCCCACATAAATGCACTTGTATAAATTCAAGTACCAGGTTTCTCACTTCACCAtcacacacaaacacacacactcTCTATCCAAACACAAATGTTCACATAATGGGAATTGGGGCAACCTTGGACGGAGAATTCCACCTGCTTCTGGTCGCTGGCCGGAGCTCCGATAAAGTTGACGAATTCGGTGACAAGCATGTGACTTTTGCCGACCCGGTTTTCGGGTTTTGGGAGGATGTTCAGGTTCCAATAGAAAATTCAGATCAGTTTAATAACTTTCTAGAAGATTACGatgatgaagaagaggaggaaaaagAGGGATGCGAGAATTTTTGTTCTGTAGAAATGAATAAGGCTTATTGGGAGGAACAAGACAAGCTTCTTCAGGTAAACAATCAATATagaaaataaacttttttttttattatttcaacagAGATTTGTTTATTAtgtgatataattaattaagttagaagAATACTAGAAAATCACGAGAATTTATTCATTTTGACCATTAATTaatcatcaatatttaaaaatatgaaataaaatatgttgttaaattactgaactaaagaaattaaatttaaaaaattgagttggaccgaaaataataaattttaatgcgTCTAACATTTCTCATTaggttattttaattaaaattttgatattaatggATCAccgaaaatttaatatatttctaCAAACAGGCAACTATACGTAGGACAAGCTCAATTGAGACAAGAGTAAGACAAGCTACGAAGGAGGCTCTAAGAGAGTTAAATGTGTCGGATATACAGTGCCGTTGCCGGCGGCTAGCTGAACCGGTGAAGAGCTGCCGGAATTGCTTGCGGAGAGAAATATGCAACCGCCTGGTGAACCTTGGCTACAATTGTGCCATTTGCAAATCCAAATGGACTAGTTCATCAGAAATCCCATCAGGTATATAATACATATCCATGAACATATAAGCTTTTGTATTTATagtgtttaaaaattttattaattaattagcctTTTAAACATTACAGATTAATCATATTTGTTTTTCTATTACTCTATTAACAATTTTGTCAATAATTATGATAATCTAGAATGTCAATTAAGATCatgtatttttttggtgactaattaaAATCATGTATGGTATTTAATAACTTTATTTGGACATAACAAATATAATTTAGGGACtaaattaatagatttttttaagaaaatcacttagataaaaatgtcaaaaacattttttttaaagatattttttaaaaattaaaatttaacacatataatcaactaaattgtattatttttattaaaattagaccgaACAAAtcagtttaacaaaaaaattaataaattaagttttgaattagtataaattaatatttttttataaaaaattactacaatatttctattataaaacacaactaaaatatctctattatatatatatatattaatttaaaaaattttaaattctaatcctaaaacgatagaaaagaaaaaggttagaatttaggattctgaaagttaatatatataataagaatattttagtcatCTTATATAATATgggtattgtagttattttttataaaaaataatattaatttagatagattcaaaatttaattcactatttttttgtcaaattaatttgtctgatctaattttgacaaaaataacataatttaaataattatatgtgttaaattttaattattaaaaaatatctttaaaaaagacattttctgcacttttatGAGAGTATCCTTTTTTAAACATATGTGTTGAGCGTCTAGTTAAACATATCAAgtatatattatgtatgttatTAGTTAATGTTTTAACTCATTAATTGTTAACAAAACTTATTAATGGAGTAATAGAAGGAcaatagtaattaatttatttataatttctgaaagattaatttaattgataaattttttcataaacaaatttaaagaacgattattttttagagactaattaACTGACACTTATAGCCGATAATAACTTCATTAAGTCTTagcaaaataaagttaaaaatttcaagtaattgctttgttattttatttttttttcataatattttaggTGAGCATACTTATCTAGAAGTAACGGATATATCAAATCCTAAAGGAGCAGAAATAAAAGtggtaattgaattgaattttcgAGTGGAATTTGAAATGGCAAGAGCTAATGAAGAATACAACAGATTAATTAGCCGATTACCAGAAGTATTCATCGGAAAATCTGAGAGACTAGGGGTGTTAATTAAGATTATGTGCTCTGCTGCTAAGAAAtgcatgaaggagaagaaaatgcaTCTAGGGCCTTGGAGGAAACACAAGTACATGCAAGCTAAGTGGCTTGGCAATAAGAGCAACAATATTATTAATAGTTCCATAACACCAACACTACGGCATCAAAAACCTAAGGCTTCAATGCTTACCTTTGATTTATTAGAAAATATTCCTAGCATGCACTATGCTGCTGTTGAGGTAGTTGTGTGAGgagaaaactatatatatatatatatatatatatatatatagccatgcTTCTTTAgttaatttttcaaatcatcataGTGTACTTCGTTGGTTATGTGACTTATGTCAGATTTTGCTGTGGTAGTTAATTAGTAATAAGCTAAAGTGGTGTATTATTAGTTTTTGATGATCCTAATTTTGCAATTGAATCTGAggattaagatatatatatataagataaggAGATCATCAATAAGTCCAACTCATATATACTTGATGATGAAGTTCTACAAATTTCTAAAGGAAAAagtaccatttgtacccataaatttTGCGAAcgttgacaaaagtacccattaaACAAGAAAACTAAAGTTGTACCTATGAAAGATGGGTTCCGTGTGACAATAGTACCCAAATCGTGATTTttcgttgactttttaataaaattcccacttctatcttctttcccaaatttcaaatttcacaaCCCTCATCATTCGTCTTCCTCCTCTGCTACTGCCAACCACCAGGCATGATCTCTTTGGTGCTTGGGAACATCAGCAGCAAGAAGCTGTTGTTGGATAGAGGTGAGTTGTTGCTGCCTCTCGCGGCGCTTGGAAGCGGGAACCCAAGTGCTCTTCACATGGGTTTGGCAATCGAAGCCACAGCTCTTGCAGCATGTCCTGCACCGCATGTGAGGGTAATC
This region of Arachis hypogaea cultivar Tifrunner chromosome 8, arahy.Tifrunner.gnm2.J5K5, whole genome shotgun sequence genomic DNA includes:
- the LOC112707130 gene encoding uncharacterized protein, with amino-acid sequence MGIGATLDGEFHLLLVAGRSSDKVDEFGDKHVTFADPVFGFWEDVQVPIENSDQFNNFLEDYDDEEEEEKEGCENFCSVEMNKAYWEEQDKLLQATIRRTSSIETRVRQATKEALRELNVSDIQCRCRRLAEPVKSCRNCLRREICNRLVNLGYNCAICKSKWTSSSEIPSGEHTYLEVTDISNPKGAEIKVVIELNFRVEFEMARANEEYNRLISRLPEVFIGKSERLGVLIKIMCSAAKKCMKEKKMHLGPWRKHKYMQAKWLGNKSNNIINSSITPTLRHQKPKASMLTFDLLENIPSMHYAAVEVVV